From a single Geothermobacter hydrogeniphilus genomic region:
- a CDS encoding AI-2E family transporter, translated as MPEQLSLTRTQLLLIYLVLTAGIASGLALFTSASRITELLHVATTGIVLPVLLSLVLAFLLEPLVRRFERGPFNRTASIFLVSLLTAILVYLAGRWLSPHWLAMWGSLRTDLPRYLARGIELLNQFEVRLNEYFPFVSGLDLPGRGRVLAEHLFNEILSHTTGSALRLGSLMLLVPLFTFFFLRDGQKIIRFSVSLAPNRYYEMAHDLSYLISRQLSHFVRGRILEAVIVGIVVGFGLSFTDIRYAPLLGLFAGVTNLVPYLGPIVGMIPGILIALVDLGMGGQFWWILATYLLIGQIILDNFILIPILISHVSNLHPLWVIIAIIMGGKLYGVLGMIIGVPVASIIKIIIIEIRYYRRTFALPLASQDGELPG; from the coding sequence ATGCCGGAACAACTGTCACTGACCCGTACCCAGCTGCTGTTGATTTATCTTGTCCTGACGGCAGGCATCGCCAGCGGACTGGCCCTGTTCACGTCCGCTTCCCGGATTACCGAACTGCTGCATGTCGCAACCACCGGCATTGTTCTGCCGGTGTTGTTGTCGCTGGTGCTGGCGTTTCTGCTCGAACCGCTGGTGCGCCGTTTTGAACGCGGGCCGTTCAACCGGACCGCCAGCATCTTCCTGGTTTCCCTGCTGACCGCGATCCTGGTCTATCTCGCCGGACGCTGGCTGAGTCCGCATTGGCTGGCGATGTGGGGTTCACTGCGGACCGATCTGCCGCGTTATCTGGCTCGCGGAATCGAATTGCTCAACCAGTTTGAGGTGCGTCTCAACGAATATTTCCCCTTCGTGTCCGGGCTCGACCTGCCGGGGCGCGGCCGGGTTCTGGCTGAACACCTGTTCAATGAAATACTGTCGCACACCACCGGTTCGGCGCTCCGGCTCGGCAGCCTGATGCTGCTGGTGCCCCTGTTCACCTTCTTTTTCCTGCGTGACGGGCAGAAGATCATCCGTTTTTCGGTCAGTCTGGCGCCCAATCGTTATTATGAAATGGCCCACGACCTGTCCTATCTGATCAGTCGCCAGCTGAGCCATTTTGTCCGTGGCCGCATTCTCGAAGCGGTCATTGTCGGAATCGTGGTCGGGTTCGGCCTCTCCTTCACCGATATCCGCTACGCTCCCCTGTTGGGGCTGTTCGCCGGTGTGACCAACCTGGTTCCCTACCTGGGGCCGATTGTCGGCATGATCCCGGGGATCCTGATCGCGCTGGTCGACCTCGGCATGGGGGGGCAGTTCTGGTGGATCCTGGCGACCTATCTGCTGATCGGGCAGATCATCCTCGACAACTTTATTCTCATCCCGATTCTCATCTCCCATGTTTCCAACCTGCATCCGTTATGGGTGATTATCGCCATCATCATGGGGGGCAAGCTCTATGGAGTCCTCGGCATGATTATCGGGGTTCCGGTTGCCAGCATCATCAAGATCATCATCATCGAAATCCGTTACTACCGCCGGACGTTTGCCCTGCCATTGGCCAGCCAGGACGGCGAACTGCCGGGTTGA
- a CDS encoding Crp/Fnr family transcriptional regulator, whose translation MSPLWSNIFRQKPEEESLAYFLGTLPLFSDMTERELERLEALVHVREYDAGETVFSEGDPGSGLYIVRTGRVRISSRSNQGREIELAVLASGDFFGETTLASPAMRVASARTLEKAQLVGLFRADLLETVQKNPAMANKLLLGLTRVMSERLHAAGQELMRLQQVGSTAPTEEE comes from the coding sequence GTGAGTCCGCTTTGGAGCAATATTTTTCGCCAGAAACCCGAAGAAGAATCACTGGCCTATTTTCTCGGTACCCTGCCGCTGTTCAGCGACATGACCGAGCGTGAACTCGAGCGTCTCGAAGCGTTGGTCCATGTGCGTGAATATGACGCCGGTGAGACGGTCTTCAGCGAGGGAGATCCGGGTTCGGGACTCTACATTGTGCGGACCGGCCGGGTACGGATTTCTTCCCGCAGCAATCAGGGCCGGGAGATTGAACTGGCCGTCCTTGCCTCGGGGGATTTCTTCGGTGAGACGACCCTCGCGTCGCCGGCGATGCGGGTGGCTTCGGCCCGGACACTGGAGAAGGCGCAGCTGGTGGGTCTTTTTCGGGCCGACCTGCTTGAAACCGTGCAGAAGAATCCGGCCATGGCCAACAAGCTTCTGCTCGGCCTGACCCGGGTCATGAGTGAGCGGCTGCACGCCGCAGGTCAGGAGTTGATGCGGTTGCAGCAGGTCGGATCGACCGCTCCGACGGAAGAGGAATGA
- the uvrC gene encoding excinuclease ABC subunit UvrC: protein MPETSPFSFDARTFPTTPGVYLMKKNNGEVLYVGKAVNLRNRLRSYFSATGDGRAHIRFLLTRVQDIEVIVTDTDKEALILENTLIKKYRPRYNINLRDDKTYVSLRIDPREEFPGLQITRKVKKDGARYFGPYASSSAVRQTLKEIYRIFPLRHYPLQRCRKRGRPCLFHQIGQCSAPCHGLIDRDAYQRLVDGVIALLSGRETEVVAELKQRMQAASAALRFEEAARLRDQIRAIEATVEKQKVVSATDRDQDVFGLHRDGGEVEISILFIRGGKLIGRRNYNLEWRLDENELLASFLQEFYHRDLLVPDQILLPFLPDAHRTIAEWLREKRGRRVELLAPQRGGGRDLVLMANRNAEENRRERSRQHENRLRLLETLQQRLQLRRLPRRIECFDISNFQGRQSVGSMAVIIDAEPAPQQYRRFRIRTVTGSDDFASLAEVLQRRLSRGLEDDDLPDCLLIDGGKGQLGRIREVVRTLGLEERLDLIGMAKSRVMANVRGNAVERSEERFFRPGRKNPVILRQGSAELFLLQRLRDEAHRFAIEYHRKLRGRTTLHSQLEEIPGIGPARRKLLLKHFGSLKKIRSAGLAELEAVPGLPKELAARVLRALETTPKP from the coding sequence ATGCCAGAAACATCTCCCTTCAGTTTTGACGCCCGGACATTCCCGACCACGCCGGGTGTCTACCTGATGAAAAAAAACAATGGCGAAGTTCTCTACGTCGGCAAGGCGGTCAACCTGCGCAACCGCCTGCGCAGCTACTTCTCAGCCACCGGCGACGGGCGGGCGCACATCCGTTTTCTGCTGACCCGCGTCCAGGACATCGAGGTGATTGTCACCGACACCGACAAGGAAGCCCTGATCCTGGAAAATACCCTGATCAAGAAATACCGGCCGCGCTACAACATCAACCTGCGTGATGACAAGACCTATGTCTCACTGCGCATCGACCCGCGCGAAGAATTCCCGGGGCTGCAGATCACCCGCAAAGTTAAAAAAGACGGCGCCCGTTATTTCGGTCCCTATGCCTCTTCGTCCGCCGTACGTCAAACTCTGAAAGAAATCTACCGTATCTTCCCTCTGCGGCACTACCCCCTGCAGCGCTGTCGGAAACGCGGCCGTCCCTGCCTGTTCCACCAGATCGGCCAGTGTTCGGCGCCCTGCCACGGGCTGATCGACAGGGATGCCTATCAGCGTCTGGTCGACGGCGTCATCGCCCTGCTGAGCGGCCGCGAGACAGAGGTTGTGGCCGAACTGAAACAACGCATGCAGGCTGCGAGTGCAGCGCTGCGTTTCGAAGAAGCAGCCCGCTTGCGGGATCAGATCAGGGCTATCGAGGCGACCGTGGAGAAACAGAAAGTGGTGTCCGCCACCGATCGTGACCAGGATGTTTTCGGTCTGCATCGCGATGGCGGTGAAGTGGAGATCAGCATCCTCTTCATCCGCGGGGGGAAACTGATCGGACGCCGCAACTACAACCTGGAATGGCGCCTTGACGAAAATGAACTGCTGGCATCGTTTCTACAGGAATTCTACCACCGGGACCTGCTGGTCCCCGACCAGATTCTCCTTCCTTTTCTCCCCGACGCGCACCGGACCATCGCCGAATGGCTGCGGGAGAAACGCGGCAGGAGGGTCGAACTGCTGGCACCGCAACGCGGCGGCGGCCGCGACCTGGTGCTGATGGCCAACCGCAACGCGGAGGAAAATCGCCGAGAGAGAAGCCGGCAGCATGAAAACAGACTCCGGTTGCTGGAAACCCTGCAACAACGGCTGCAACTGCGACGCCTGCCGCGCCGCATCGAATGTTTCGACATCTCCAACTTCCAGGGCCGGCAGTCAGTCGGCAGCATGGCGGTGATTATCGACGCTGAACCGGCCCCGCAACAGTACCGCCGTTTTCGCATCCGCACCGTCACCGGCAGTGATGATTTTGCCTCTCTCGCCGAAGTTCTGCAACGGCGGCTGAGCCGGGGCCTCGAGGATGATGATCTGCCCGACTGTCTGTTGATCGATGGGGGTAAAGGGCAACTGGGAAGGATCAGAGAGGTGGTCAGGACGCTCGGGCTGGAAGAACGGCTCGACCTGATCGGCATGGCCAAGAGCCGGGTCATGGCCAATGTCAGGGGCAATGCGGTGGAACGAAGTGAAGAGCGTTTTTTTCGGCCCGGCCGGAAAAATCCGGTTATCCTGCGTCAGGGGTCGGCGGAACTTTTTCTGCTGCAGCGACTGCGGGACGAAGCACATCGCTTTGCCATTGAATATCACCGCAAACTGCGCGGAAGGACAACTCTCCACTCGCAACTGGAAGAAATCCCCGGAATCGGCCCGGCACGCCGCAAACTGCTGCTGAAGCACTTCGGCAGCCTGAAAAAAATCCGCTCTGCCGGACTGGCTGAACTGGAAGCGGTCCCCGGTCTGCCGAAAGAACTGGCGGCACGCGTCCTCAGGGCTCTGGAAACCACCCCGAAACCTTGA
- a CDS encoding DnaJ C-terminal domain-containing protein has product MGKDYYATLGLARGADADQIKKAYRKLALKYHPDKNPGDKQAEERFKDISEAYAVLSDPEKKQQYDQFGDAAFHQRFSQEDIFRDFDFGDIFRDFGGGEDLFSHLFGGGRQNGFHRGRPRGPRRGQDYVMQLSIPFRLAVKGGERRIDYRGDQGVEQIQVRIPAGVEDGQRLRVAGKGGHSPGGPRGDLLLEIHIDPDPLFRREGDDLYVEVPVPFTGACLGTSLDIPTLEGSKRVKIRPGTQGGSKIRLKGFGVPRRTGSNGDLYAVVVISVPKELDKEQRRLLEELRAKGI; this is encoded by the coding sequence ATGGGCAAAGACTATTACGCCACCCTCGGTCTCGCCAGGGGCGCTGATGCCGACCAGATCAAGAAGGCCTATCGCAAACTGGCCCTGAAATATCACCCTGACAAGAACCCCGGCGACAAACAGGCCGAGGAACGGTTCAAGGATATTTCCGAAGCCTACGCGGTCCTTTCCGATCCGGAGAAGAAACAGCAGTACGACCAGTTCGGGGATGCCGCCTTTCACCAGCGCTTCAGCCAGGAAGATATTTTCCGCGACTTCGATTTCGGTGATATTTTCCGTGATTTCGGCGGTGGTGAAGACCTGTTCAGTCATCTCTTCGGCGGCGGTCGACAGAACGGCTTTCACCGTGGCCGGCCGCGTGGACCGCGACGCGGGCAGGACTATGTCATGCAGCTCTCCATCCCTTTCCGGCTGGCGGTCAAGGGCGGAGAACGCCGCATCGACTATCGCGGCGACCAGGGGGTCGAGCAGATTCAGGTCCGCATCCCGGCCGGGGTCGAAGACGGCCAGCGCCTGCGCGTGGCCGGCAAGGGCGGTCACAGTCCCGGCGGCCCTCGCGGCGACCTGCTGCTGGAAATCCACATCGACCCCGATCCGCTCTTCCGTCGCGAGGGGGATGATCTCTATGTCGAGGTCCCGGTCCCCTTCACCGGCGCCTGTCTCGGCACCAGCCTCGACATTCCGACCCTGGAGGGCAGCAAGCGGGTCAAGATCAGGCCGGGCACCCAGGGGGGAAGCAAGATCAGACTCAAGGGATTCGGCGTACCGCGCCGTACGGGAAGTAACGGCGATCTCTACGCGGTGGTGGTGATCAGTGTGCCGAAGGAGCTGGACAAAGAACAACGCCGGCTGCTGGAGGAGTTGCGGGCAAAAGGGATCTGA
- the hemH gene encoding ferrochelatase — MSDKLGLVLLNMGGPDSPAAVEPFLYNLFSDRELIRLPGGGLLQKPFAKLISHFRSRHVRLNYQDIGGSSPLRDWTEKQAAGIAVRLSGEVIPYVAMRYWHPFADETLARMKADGVTRAVVLSMYPHYTGATSGSSVNDFRRRAAQLYPELTFSVIEQWYDWPGYLDALAARIREGLAQFHELLRDEVRILFSAHALPQKFIDRGDPYLRQVTATVEGVMQRVAHPHWTIAFQSRSGPVRWMEPDTVDVIRKLGEEGHNALLMVPISFVSDHIETLHEIDIQYRDLAFEVGIQNYRRAPSLNDGADFLAAMAGLVNRHLEGL, encoded by the coding sequence ATGTCTGACAAACTCGGACTGGTTCTGCTCAACATGGGAGGGCCCGACTCGCCGGCGGCGGTCGAGCCCTTTCTCTATAACCTGTTCAGTGACCGGGAGCTGATCCGGCTGCCGGGCGGCGGGCTGCTGCAGAAACCGTTCGCGAAGCTGATCTCCCATTTCCGCAGTCGCCATGTGCGGCTCAATTACCAGGATATCGGTGGTTCTTCGCCGCTGCGTGACTGGACCGAAAAGCAGGCGGCGGGCATTGCCGTCCGACTGTCCGGCGAGGTGATCCCCTATGTCGCCATGCGCTACTGGCACCCCTTTGCCGACGAGACACTGGCACGGATGAAGGCTGACGGCGTGACGCGGGCCGTGGTGCTGTCCATGTACCCGCATTATACCGGCGCGACCTCCGGCAGTAGCGTCAATGATTTTCGTCGTCGGGCGGCCCAACTCTATCCCGAGCTGACGTTTTCGGTCATCGAGCAGTGGTATGATTGGCCGGGCTATCTCGATGCCCTGGCCGCCCGGATCAGGGAGGGGCTGGCCCAGTTTCATGAACTGTTGCGCGATGAGGTGCGCATCCTCTTTTCCGCCCACGCCCTGCCGCAGAAGTTCATCGACCGCGGTGACCCGTATCTCCGGCAGGTGACGGCAACGGTCGAGGGGGTCATGCAGCGTGTCGCCCATCCGCACTGGACGATCGCTTTCCAGAGTCGCAGTGGACCGGTCAGGTGGATGGAACCGGATACGGTCGACGTGATCAGGAAGCTGGGGGAGGAGGGGCACAATGCCCTGCTGATGGTGCCGATCTCCTTTGTCTCCGACCATATCGAGACCCTGCACGAGATTGATATCCAGTATCGGGATCTGGCCTTCGAGGTCGGCATCCAGAACTACCGGCGCGCGCCGAGTCTCAATGACGGGGCGGACTTTCTTGCCGCCATGGCAGGCCTGGTGAACAGACACCTGGAGGGGCTGTGA
- the hemE gene encoding uroporphyrinogen decarboxylase: MSQDYTFLKACRGEKTDYTPVWMMRQAGRFLPQYREVRSKVSFLELCKTPELAAEVTIQPIDYLDADAAILFSDILTPVEPMGMKLDFVPGPVFENPVRTQADIDALRIPEMQQDVPYVYETIRILRRAFEGRVPLIGFGGAPFTLACYMVEGKGSKDFAQIKRMMYGAPELYAQLMEKVTEMDRLYLNEQVAAGAQAIQIFDTWGGIVSPLDYEKYVLPYTRKLIEGLDKSVPIIHFVKGSGTMLDKVRLAGSDVVGLDWHVNLGAARDILGTDIAVQGNLDPTVLYAPKEHIRREVQRILDENGGRPGHIFNLGHGILPTVDPEHAKYMVECVHELSGK, from the coding sequence ATGTCCCAGGATTATACCTTCCTTAAAGCATGCCGCGGTGAAAAGACCGACTATACTCCCGTCTGGATGATGCGTCAGGCGGGGCGTTTTCTGCCCCAGTACCGCGAGGTGCGTTCCAAGGTCAGTTTTCTGGAACTCTGCAAGACGCCGGAACTGGCTGCCGAGGTGACCATTCAGCCGATCGACTACCTCGACGCCGATGCGGCAATTCTCTTCTCTGACATCCTGACGCCGGTGGAGCCGATGGGCATGAAGCTCGATTTCGTTCCCGGTCCGGTGTTCGAGAACCCGGTGCGGACCCAGGCTGATATCGATGCCCTGCGGATTCCCGAGATGCAGCAGGATGTCCCTTATGTCTACGAGACCATCCGGATCCTGCGTCGCGCGTTCGAAGGCCGGGTGCCGCTGATCGGTTTCGGCGGGGCGCCCTTCACCCTGGCCTGCTACATGGTCGAAGGCAAGGGAAGCAAGGATTTCGCCCAGATCAAGCGGATGATGTACGGCGCTCCCGAACTCTACGCCCAGTTGATGGAAAAGGTCACCGAGATGGATCGCCTCTATCTCAACGAACAGGTCGCGGCCGGCGCCCAGGCGATCCAGATCTTCGACACCTGGGGCGGCATCGTCTCACCCCTTGATTATGAAAAATACGTTCTGCCCTACACCCGGAAGCTGATCGAAGGGCTCGACAAGAGTGTGCCGATCATTCATTTCGTCAAGGGTTCCGGCACCATGCTTGACAAGGTCAGGCTGGCCGGTTCCGACGTGGTCGGGCTCGACTGGCACGTCAACCTCGGTGCCGCCCGTGACATCCTCGGTACCGACATCGCGGTGCAGGGCAACCTCGACCCGACGGTGCTGTATGCGCCGAAGGAGCACATCCGTCGCGAGGTGCAGCGGATTCTGGATGAAAACGGCGGCCGCCCGGGGCATATCTTCAACCTCGGTCACGGCATTCTGCCGACGGTTGATCCGGAGCATGCGAAGTACATGGTCGAGTGTGTCCATGAATTAAGTGGCAAGTAG
- a CDS encoding radical SAM/SPASM domain-containing protein, with protein sequence MSTQEEKFIPKWIAWETTQRCNLNCVHCRCSSDMSAAAGDFDTDEAKKLIDDICEVSRPVMVLSGGEPLLRKDIFEIARYGTEKGLRMCMATNGVLITDEVCRQMKEADIKMVSLSLDGSTAEIHDNFRNCRGAFEGTIRGAEILKRNGIKFLVNSSFTKRNQQDIGNTFKLAKSLGATAWYMFMIVPTGRGEEIMSELISAEDYEEILAWHYEQEKHEDEILMRPTCAPHYYRIVPQMAKAEGVDFKRRSLTFSTGGGKGCIAAQTICLIDCFGNLKPCSYFHSSVGNVKQIPFKDLWFNAKTFKDLRDFASYKGKCGECEFINACGGCRARADAVYGDYMEEEPFCNYIPARTRERLEKETAENAPRD encoded by the coding sequence ATGAGTACTCAGGAAGAAAAATTCATCCCCAAGTGGATCGCCTGGGAAACCACCCAGCGCTGCAACCTGAACTGTGTGCACTGTCGCTGTTCATCCGACATGAGCGCGGCGGCCGGGGATTTCGATACGGATGAGGCCAAGAAGCTGATTGATGATATCTGCGAGGTTTCCAGGCCGGTGATGGTTCTTTCCGGTGGGGAGCCGTTGCTGCGGAAGGATATTTTCGAGATCGCCCGTTACGGCACCGAGAAGGGGCTGCGCATGTGCATGGCCACCAATGGTGTGCTGATTACCGACGAGGTCTGCCGGCAGATGAAGGAGGCCGATATCAAGATGGTCTCCCTCTCGCTCGATGGTTCGACCGCCGAGATCCATGATAACTTCCGTAACTGCAGGGGGGCCTTCGAGGGGACCATCCGCGGTGCCGAGATCCTGAAGCGCAACGGCATCAAGTTCCTGGTCAACTCCTCCTTCACCAAGCGCAACCAGCAGGACATCGGCAATACCTTCAAGCTGGCCAAGAGTCTCGGTGCCACCGCCTGGTACATGTTCATGATCGTGCCGACCGGACGGGGCGAGGAGATCATGAGTGAACTGATCTCAGCCGAAGATTACGAAGAGATTCTCGCCTGGCACTACGAGCAGGAGAAGCATGAGGACGAGATTCTCATGCGGCCCACCTGCGCCCCCCATTACTACCGGATTGTTCCGCAGATGGCCAAGGCCGAAGGGGTTGATTTCAAACGTCGCAGCCTGACCTTTTCGACCGGCGGCGGCAAGGGCTGCATTGCCGCCCAGACCATCTGCCTGATCGATTGCTTCGGCAATCTCAAGCCCTGCTCCTATTTCCATTCCTCGGTCGGCAACGTCAAACAGATTCCCTTCAAGGACCTCTGGTTCAATGCCAAAACCTTCAAGGATCTGCGTGATTTCGCCAGCTACAAGGGCAAGTGCGGGGAGTGCGAGTTCATCAATGCCTGCGGCGGTTGCCGCGCCAGGGCCGATGCCGTCTATGGCGACTACATGGAAGAGGAGCCGTTCTGCAACTATATCCCCGCCCGCACCCGCGAGCGGCTGGAGAAGGAAACGGCGGAGAACGCACCGCGGGATTAA
- a CDS encoding 3'-5' exonuclease yields MKPIVKYWLFLLAVVLILFTIILGSFLASWYHLSGQEQHYFESLSDKLIPYPILGAIILCLIIGGLVSLLFHFYIIPILRLGEETKLISIANPEHRIEPKGAKEVVQLAHVINESAEAYQKLQTEVKEQIDKARAELHAERNRLAALMSELPNGVLVCNTDGLVLLYNTQAQKLLQQPDKLVGLGRSVFAVLDREPIIHGLDVLQNAVRNGQKNPTTHFVMTVHDGLSLRVNMAPVFDERTDQVRISGFVLAMEDMTGQLSAELQRDALFQTLTEAMRYSTGEIRTAISTILNASDMSPDELNNQRQIIDRASEALEEQLLYAKEEYSRHLIAPSKTENILATDLLELIRRHMRERLHMPVKGEAVADLWLRTGSYTVLQGISQLTGQLQEHHDLAAIEIRIRDFNEQFAALEIHWSGCHLDIREIKRWQRRPLIRDARDRMVSVVEVIERAGGRVEPIPADAELCEGVMVTLSKADPETHFEKQNGPEHRPIYYEFDLFHQPGWQEMGQMELRKLTYVVFDTETTGLAPSEGDEIIQIGAVRIVNGRILYDETIDQLVDPRRHLPQTSIAIHGIQPEMLRGQPTIETVLPQFHHFCEGSVLVAHNAAFDMKFLQMKEELTGLKFDHPVIDTLLLSWVASPHQDDHNLDAIAKRFGIPIVGRHTALGDALVTAEVLVKLIALLESKGINTLEEVLMASAASPFNKLKF; encoded by the coding sequence ATGAAACCGATTGTCAAATACTGGCTGTTTCTGCTGGCCGTCGTCCTGATCCTGTTCACCATCATCCTCGGCAGTTTTCTCGCCTCCTGGTATCACCTCAGCGGGCAGGAGCAGCATTACTTTGAAAGTCTTTCCGACAAACTGATCCCCTACCCGATCCTCGGCGCGATCATCCTCTGCCTGATTATCGGCGGGCTGGTCAGCCTGCTGTTTCATTTCTACATCATCCCGATTTTGCGACTCGGCGAGGAGACCAAGCTGATCTCCATCGCCAACCCGGAACACCGCATCGAACCGAAAGGGGCCAAGGAAGTTGTTCAACTGGCCCATGTCATCAATGAATCGGCCGAGGCTTACCAAAAGCTGCAGACCGAGGTCAAGGAACAGATCGACAAGGCCCGGGCCGAGCTGCACGCGGAACGCAATCGGCTGGCGGCGCTGATGTCCGAACTGCCCAACGGCGTCCTGGTCTGCAACACCGACGGACTGGTACTGCTCTACAACACCCAGGCGCAGAAACTGCTTCAGCAGCCCGACAAACTGGTCGGACTCGGTCGTTCGGTCTTTGCCGTCCTCGACCGCGAGCCGATCATTCATGGACTGGATGTCCTGCAGAACGCGGTTCGCAATGGCCAGAAAAACCCGACCACCCATTTCGTCATGACTGTGCATGACGGCCTCAGCCTGCGAGTCAACATGGCCCCGGTTTTCGATGAACGCACCGACCAGGTCCGTATTTCCGGCTTTGTGCTGGCCATGGAGGACATGACCGGCCAGCTTTCCGCCGAACTGCAGCGCGACGCCCTGTTCCAGACCCTGACCGAGGCGATGCGCTACTCAACAGGTGAAATTCGCACCGCCATCTCGACCATCCTCAACGCGTCAGACATGTCGCCCGACGAGTTGAACAATCAACGACAGATTATTGACCGGGCCTCCGAGGCGCTGGAAGAACAACTACTCTATGCCAAGGAGGAATATTCCAGGCACCTGATCGCGCCGAGCAAGACCGAGAATATTCTCGCCACTGACCTGCTCGAACTGATTCGCAGACATATGCGAGAACGGCTCCACATGCCGGTCAAAGGCGAAGCGGTTGCCGATCTCTGGCTGCGTACCGGCAGCTACACCGTTCTGCAGGGGATCTCCCAGCTCACCGGGCAGTTGCAGGAGCATCACGACCTGGCCGCCATCGAAATCAGGATCAGGGACTTCAACGAGCAGTTCGCCGCCCTTGAAATCCACTGGTCGGGATGTCATCTCGACATCCGGGAAATCAAACGCTGGCAACGCCGTCCGCTGATCCGCGACGCCCGCGATCGAATGGTCTCGGTCGTGGAAGTTATTGAACGCGCCGGCGGTCGGGTGGAACCGATCCCTGCTGATGCAGAGCTGTGCGAAGGGGTTATGGTCACCCTCTCCAAGGCCGACCCGGAAACCCATTTCGAAAAACAGAACGGCCCCGAACACCGGCCGATCTATTACGAATTCGACCTGTTTCACCAGCCCGGCTGGCAGGAAATGGGACAGATGGAGCTGCGCAAGCTGACCTACGTGGTCTTCGACACCGAAACCACCGGGCTCGCCCCCTCGGAGGGAGACGAGATTATCCAGATCGGCGCCGTGCGCATCGTCAACGGGCGAATTCTCTACGACGAAACCATCGACCAGCTGGTGGATCCCAGGCGTCACCTGCCGCAGACCTCGATTGCCATCCACGGTATCCAGCCGGAGATGCTGCGGGGCCAGCCGACCATCGAAACGGTGCTGCCGCAATTTCATCACTTCTGTGAAGGCTCGGTGCTGGTCGCCCACAACGCCGCCTTTGATATGAAATTCCTGCAGATGAAAGAGGAACTGACCGGCCTCAAATTCGACCACCCGGTCATCGACACCCTGCTCCTCTCCTGGGTCGCCAGCCCCCACCAGGACGACCACAACCTCGACGCCATCGCCAAGCGCTTCGGCATCCCCATCGTCGGCCGCCACACCGCCCTCGGCGACGCGCTGGTCACCGCCGAGGTACTGGTCAAGCTGATCGCCCTGCTCGAATCAAAGGGCATCAACACCCTGGAGGAGGTGTTGATGGCGTCGGCAGCATCCCCCTTCAACAAACTTAAGTTCTGA
- a CDS encoding NAD(P)H-dependent flavin oxidoreductase, with protein sequence MLPALTIGKHQVPFPLIQGGMGVRISGACLAGHVARCGGVGLIASAGIALNSRFYDGSNYLAADTLALKEEIRKAYEIAPDGVVGVNCMVAVSDYDALIQASCEAGAKVIVSGAGLPLNLPGLTADYPDVALVPIVSSVKAADLIVRKWLKGYDRLPDAVIVEDPDTAGGHLGAKPEDIGNGSYDQMATVRGVKELFLSRYGADVPVITAGGVWDRNDFLRAMEQGADGVQMGTRFVTTEECDADPAFKQAYLDCRQEDIGLLMSPAGLPGRALTANVAAVEEREKRLATRCPSGCLKKCSYKVNQERFCIVHALDRAQRGDVETGLIFCGTNAWKADRIETVQEIFNELFDLESEEVVNQ encoded by the coding sequence ATGTTGCCAGCTTTGACCATCGGAAAACACCAGGTTCCGTTTCCCCTGATCCAGGGGGGTATGGGGGTGCGTATTTCCGGCGCCTGCCTGGCCGGCCACGTGGCGCGTTGTGGCGGAGTCGGTCTGATCGCCTCGGCCGGGATTGCCCTGAACAGCCGGTTCTATGACGGCAGCAACTACCTGGCCGCCGACACGTTGGCCCTCAAGGAAGAGATTCGCAAAGCCTACGAGATTGCCCCGGACGGGGTTGTCGGGGTCAACTGCATGGTCGCCGTCAGCGATTATGACGCGTTGATTCAAGCCTCCTGCGAAGCGGGCGCGAAAGTCATTGTCAGTGGCGCCGGGTTGCCGCTCAACCTGCCGGGACTGACGGCCGATTACCCGGACGTCGCCCTGGTGCCGATTGTCTCCTCGGTCAAGGCGGCCGACCTGATCGTGCGTAAGTGGCTCAAGGGTTACGACCGGTTGCCCGATGCGGTGATCGTCGAGGATCCGGATACCGCCGGTGGTCATCTCGGCGCCAAGCCGGAGGATATCGGCAACGGCAGCTATGATCAGATGGCCACGGTGCGCGGTGTCAAGGAGCTGTTTCTTTCCCGTTACGGGGCCGATGTGCCGGTGATCACCGCCGGTGGCGTCTGGGACCGCAACGATTTTCTCCGGGCTATGGAGCAGGGTGCCGACGGGGTGCAGATGGGCACCCGTTTCGTCACCACCGAGGAGTGTGATGCCGACCCGGCTTTCAAACAGGCCTATCTCGACTGCCGCCAGGAAGATATCGGCCTGCTGATGTCCCCGGCCGGACTCCCCGGGCGGGCCTTGACAGCCAATGTCGCGGCGGTGGAAGAACGGGAAAAGCGCCTCGCCACCCGCTGCCCTTCGGGTTGCCTGAAGAAGTGCAGCTACAAGGTCAACCAGGAACGCTTCTGCATCGTTCACGCCCTCGACCGCGCCCAGCGCGGCGATGTCGAAACCGGGCTGATCTTCTGCGGCACCAACGCCTGGAAGGCCGACCGCATCGAGACCGTGCAGGAGATTTTCAACGAGTTGTTCGATCTGGAAAGCGAAGAAGTCGTTAACCAGTAA